A window of Gouania willdenowi chromosome 12, fGouWil2.1, whole genome shotgun sequence contains these coding sequences:
- the nfkbil1 gene encoding NF-kappa-B inhibitor-like protein 1, whose protein sequence is MVSRQQRRVWRYVEEGSLTKLKSYLRKHRDLDVNFIRGRKQRSPLHLACSLEDVAILRLLLRHGADVLLTNHRGDTVLHTAVNKALKRGRIAYEDLVVPLKNSCPEALHIENRAGITPQDLLDWRKQSQSTETMSRPCKAETERDWEEKLFDECEDEFYETFGVYDDDDFLPHDEDEENYGDWAERIRHEYFNKKVSEVQRLSEALSRPIKKEKTRVEKEKEEQSNKDLHRQMQKEHEEYLARAARKQEETRQGKKRRYDEGCAATFNSSSSAGSAKLTYNDIPWPAPRGTVREMLDVMLHGVDRKDVEVFRKALRKQQALWHPDKFAQRCEARLEEKDKSRILDTVTALSQELNKLAQSVRK, encoded by the exons ATGGTGTCTCGCCAACAACGTCGGGTGTGGCGGTACGTGGAGGAAGGCAGTCTGACGAAGCTAAAGTCGTACCTGCGGAAGCACCGGGACCTGGATGTGAACTTCATCCGGGGCCGAAAGCAGCGTAGCCCGCTTCATTTGGCCTGCAGCCTGGAAGACGTCGCCATCCTGCGGTTGCTGCTTCGACACGGAGCAGACGTCCTGCTGACAAACCATCGGGGAGACACGGTGCTACACACGGCCGTTAACAAGGCGCTGAAACGCGGACGGATCG CATATGAAGATCTGGTTGTACCTTTGAAGAATAGCTGTCCGGAAGCTTTACATATTGAAAACAGAGCTGGAATCACACCACAGGACCTGCTGGACTGGAGAAAACAATCCCAG TCGACTGAGACCATGAGCCGCCCATGTAAAGCAGAGACAGAGAGGGATTGGGAGGAAAAGCTGTTTGATGAGTGTGAGGACGAGTTCTATGAAACTTTTGGAGTATATGATG atgatgACTTTCTACCTCATGATGAAGATGAGGAAAACTATGGGGACTGGGCAGAACGCATTAGGCACGaatatttcaacaaaaaagTTTCTGAAGTTCAAAGACTATCAGAAGCACTCTCGAGACCGATAAAGAAGGAGAAGACGAGGGTAGAAAAGGAGAAAGAAGAGCAAAGCAATAAAGATCTGCATCGGCAGATGCAGAAAGAGCATGAAGAGTATCTGGCTCGAGCAGCACGGAAACAGGAAGAGACTCGGCAAGGCAAGAAGCGCCGCTACGACGAAGGCTGCGCGGCCACTTTTAACAGCAGCTCCTCAGCTGGCAGCGCTAAGCTAACCTACAACGACATCCCGTGGCCGGCTCCACGTGGCACAGTCCGAGAGATGCTGGACGTGATGCTACATGGAGTGGACCGCAAAGACGTGGAGGTGTTCCGCAAAGCGCTCCGAAAGCAGCAGGCCCTGTGGCATCCCGATAAGTTCGCTCAACGTTGCGAAGCTCGGCTGGAAGAGAAAGACAAGTCGCGGATCTTGGACACAGTGACCGCTCTGTCACAGGAGCTTAATAAACTGGCTCAAAGTGTGAGGAAGTAA